A part of Dermacentor variabilis isolate Ectoservices chromosome 10, ASM5094787v1, whole genome shotgun sequence genomic DNA contains:
- the Prx2 gene encoding peroxiredoxin 2 — translation MSLPQLTKPAPDFCGTAVIDGEFKEIKLSDYKDKYLILFFYPLDFTFVCPTEIIAFSDRADEFRKIGCEVVACSTDSHFCHLAWINTPRKQGGLGEMKIPLLADKTSKIARAYGVLKEDDGVPFRGLFIIDNKGLLRQITMNDLPVGRSVDETLRLVQAFQYTDKYGEVCPANWKPGGDTMKPDPKGSKAYFAKSDH, via the exons ATGAGCCTTCCACAGCTGACCAAGCCCGCCCCGGACTTCTGCGGTACCGCTGTGATCGACGGCGAGTTCAAGGAAATCAAGCTATCGGACTACAAGGACAAGTACCTGATCCTCTTCTTCTACCCACTTGACTT CACCTTCGTCTGCCCCACGGAGATCATCGCCTTCAGCGACCGAGCGGATGAGTTCCGCAAGATCGGCTGCGAAGTAGTTGCCTGCTCCACCGACAGCCACTTCTGCCATCTTGCATG GATCAACACACCCCGCAAGCAGGGCGGTCTTGGCGAGATGAAGATCCCACTTCTGGCTGACAAGACCAGCAAAATCGCAAGAGCCTATGGTGTCCTGAAGGAAGATGATGGTGTTCCCTTCCG CGGCCTTTTCATCATTGACAATAAGGGCCTTCTGCGCCAGATCACAATGAATGACCTCCCTGTCGGCCGCTCTGTTGATGAAACTCtccggcttgtccaagccttccaGTACACCGACAAGTATGGAGAAG TTTGCCCCGCCAACTGGAAGCCTGGAGGTGACACCATGAAGCCCGACCCCAAGGGCAGCAAGGCCTACTTTGCAAAAAGTGACCACTGA